The following is a genomic window from Oncorhynchus masou masou isolate Uvic2021 chromosome 6, UVic_Omas_1.1, whole genome shotgun sequence.
TTCCGCAGCAGCCATGACTCGGGGACACACTACCACTTCAATGTTGTAAGACACTCTTTCTTTTTTAACATCTACACCAAGTTTTTCACCAGGAAACTTGTGaagaaattatgtaaatataggaAATATTGGTATAGATATCCTCCATTGTAGCTCCCTTGTCTTAACCACCTGTCCCTATGTGTTAGGACTCTGCCATCACCTACTGGCTGGACAACGGTGCTCCCGCTGAGAAGCTGCTGATGGGTTTCCCCACCTACGGCCGTACCTACCGTCTCACCACCTCCAACACTGGCCTGGGAGCCCCCACAAACGGCCCGGCTGACGCTGGCCCCTACACCCGGGACGCAGGATACTGGTCCTACTACGAGGTGTGCTAAAACTTTAATAACTATGTTCATGATCATACAtctgatctatatatatatatatatatttatttattttttcttactCAAAGCACACAAGCCACGAATCTCAAAACACTATACGCCATTTTGTGTAGTTTGTTTGTTTATCTGTTTGTTTGTCGTTATCTAACAGAATGTTTCGCTCCTCCCAGGTCTGCTCTTTCACCTCCGGTGCCGCTATCGAATGGATTGATGAGCAGAAGGTCCCCTACGCCGTCAAAGGCAGTTCCTGGGTGGGCTACGACAGCAAGGAGAGCTACGATGCCAAGGTACATGCCAGGAACAGCTGTGTCAATATCAATCAATCATGCAATCAACTGATTTATCTCTAAAGCCATGTCCATGTTAGCACATCTGTCTGTGTCTTCTTTGCTTCGTCAGGTCCAGTGGCTGAAGACCAAGAACCTGGGAGGAGCCTCTGTGTGGACACTAGACATGGATGACTTCAGTGGTGCTTTCTGTGCTGATGGCCCCTTCCCTCTCGTCAACCACCTCCGCAACTCTCTGGGTAAATGAACGTCCATTCAGTTCAATTGAATTCAGTTGACTTTACAAACCTCTAAGTCAAGTAAAGTAAAGCTATACAGTATCTAGGTCTATATATAATCTCaaactctcctccctttctccatacctccttccctttctccctccttctcccaggCTTCACCCCCAAGCCCACCACCACTCGGGCACCCACCACCACCCCAGACCCCATCCTCAGCTTCTGCTCCGGACGCCCAGATGGCCTGTACGTCAACATCTTCGACAACACCACCTACTTCCAGTGTTTCCGTGGCAACACCTACCTGCACAAATGCCAGCCCGGCCTGGTCTATGTTGATGCCTGCAAGTGCTGCAACTGGCCCTGAATTACTGCTATGTACTGTAGGACCAATTAGTTAGAATGCCATAACAACCTTCAATGACAACATGCTGTTACGGCAATAACCTACCTTAGCAACTTAGTcatgaaaatacatttttttaattttgtCCTTTCTTGTTTGCCTGGCTACAATCTTcctcaataaaaaaaaaacatataatgTGAATGTATAATTTTTTTGACATAGAATCACAGGATTTTCTGAGTTGTTTTCCAATCCTGTATATagattatgaaattatgaaaaatagtAACAacgttccacccatgaggccactagtaGGCAATCTGGTCATTTTAAATGTGTTAAAATTtgtttaaatgtaacctttatttaactaggcaagtcgcatatgaacaaattcttatttacaatgaccgcctccaccagccaaacccggaggacgctgggccagttgtgcgccgcactatgggactcccaatcacggccggttgtgatacagcctggattcgtttgactgcaggaaagagcTACAATGCATATATCAAGCATTTCGTCAatggtctctctcctccctgcaaaTATAACCACAAACATATAAGACTGCATCATAATCAATTACATTACTATAGTTTAGCAATTTTCTCTTGGTCTCAAAGAACTTCCCAAAGTTAGGGGGTTACCTTGTGTCATCTCACACAATATTATACATAACAGCCAATGTAATTTCTAAGTTAATATCGGGGACTGAAAAATAAAGCAACATTTTATATTTTCCTTCCTACAAACCTGGATGTTTACCAGAAAACATGATAAACCACTCCCATGGTGGTTTATCATGTTTTCTGGTAAACATCCAGGTAGAGCAGTCTACAACCATGGGAGTGGTTTATCATGTTTTCTGGTAAACATCCAGGTAGAGCCATCTACAACCATGGGAGTGGTTTATCATGTTTTCTGGTAAACATCCAGGTAGAGCCGTCTACAACCATGGGATTGGttgcagcaacagcagcagcagcaatatcaggactcctggacatgggaggaagttTTGGAcagcaagggttgctacacatgggaggagatcctggctggaagggatcacctcccatgggaacaggtggaggcagctaggagagcagaggcagccggagagaggagccagcgatacgagggaacacggctggcaaggaagccctagaggcagccccaaaaatgtattggcaggggcacacggggagtgtggctaagtcaggtaggagacctgagccaactccccgtgcttaccagagagcgagagggaccgggcaggcaccgtgttatgtggtggagagcgagagggaccgggcaggcaccgtgttatgcggtgaagCGCACTGTGTCCCCGGTgggtgtgcatagcccggtgcggtacattccagctcctcgtatcggccgggctagagtgggcatcgagccaggtgccatgaagccagctctacgcatctggtctccagtgcgtctcctcgggtctgcgtacatggcaccagccttatgcatggtgtccccggtttgccagcacagcccagtgcgggctattccactgGCCTGGCtatggggagcattcaaccaggtaaggttgggcaggctcggtgctcaagagctccagtgcgcctgcatggtccggtctatccagtgccatctccacgcaccagccctccggtggcagccccccacaccaggctgtctctccgtcttcccCCTACAGATGCTACCGCCTgaccagcactgccagagccttcctcctgcccagcgcttTCAGAGTCTCCTATCTGTCCTGAgccaccagagtctcccgtctgtcctgagccgccagagtctcctgtctgtcctgagccgccagagtctcctgtctgtcctgagctgccagagtctcccatctgtcctgagccgccagagtctcccatctgtcctgagccaccagagtctcccatctgtcctgagccgccagagtctcccgtctgtcctgagccgccagagtctcttGTCTGTCCTGAGtcgccagagtctcctgtctgtcctgagccgccagagccgccagtctgtcctgagccgccagtcagccaggagccgccagagccgccagtcagccaggagcctccagagccatcagtcagccaggagccgccagagccgtcagtcagccaggagccgccagagccatcagccagccaggagctgccagagccatccttcactccggagctgccggagtctcccgcctgtccggcgctgccggagcctcccaccTGTCTGGCGCTgacggggtctcccgcctgtctggcactgctggagtctcccgacTGTCCggcactgctggagtctcccacctgtccagcactgccagagccttcctcctgcccagcgctgtcagagtctcccgtctgtcctgagccaccagagtctcccgtctgtcctgagccaccagagtctcccatctgtcctgagccgccagagtctcccgtctgtcctgagccgccagtctgtcctgagccaccagtcagccaggagccgcctgagtcgccagtcagccaggagccgccagagccgccagtcagccaggagccgccagagccgtcagtcagccaggaggtcggcggcgagggtcgccgctcgtAAGAGGCCATGGGGGGGGGCGGTTGAGGAGGCGGACAAAAactgtggtgaagtggggtccacatcccgcgccagagccaccaccgtggacagacgcccacccagactctcccctataggttcaggttttgcggccggagtccacaactttggggggggggggtactgtcacgttctgaccatagttttgttattttatttattattatttagtatggtcagggcgtgagttggggtgggcagtctgtttgttttt
Proteins encoded in this region:
- the LOC135541527 gene encoding paraneoplastic antigen Ma6E-like, whose product is MEQPELPVCKELSVCKKPPELSVYKDPLQIGQYPPVSRDLPEPPASQDLPDPTSCLGFLSVLSFLSVLRFLSVLGFISTGDSDSAGQEEGSGSAGQVGDSSSAGQSGDSSSARQAGDPVSARQVGGSGSAGQAGDSGSSGVKDGSGQTGDSGGSGQTGDSGGSGQIGDSESAGQEEGSGSAGQAVASVGGRRRDSLVWGAATGGLVRGDGTG